The following proteins are co-located in the Solanum pennellii chromosome 8, SPENNV200 genome:
- the LOC107027490 gene encoding uncharacterized protein LOC107027490 codes for MPSVVEDEMRKYEEVVKNSSELVDKTVKEAELSINVPLMKALEQMPDYVKFMKDMVTKKRSVSFEDDNRMHHCSATATRALCDLDASINLMLLSIYKKLGLDDPKSTAMRLLMADRIVKIPTGILYDVLVKVESFKFSTDFVIFDCEVDFDVPITLGRPFLATGRALVDMQKGQL; via the exons atgccgtctgtagtagaagatgagatgagaaaatATGAAGAGGTAGTGAAAAATAGTAGTGAATTGGTGGACAAAACTGTGAAAGAAGCAGAG ctttccatcaatgtccctttgatgaAAGCTTTAGAGCAAATGCCCGATTATGTCAAGTTCATGAAGgatatggttacaaagaagagatcagtaagttttgaggatgataatCGGATGCATCATTGTAGTGCTactgctacaag AGCACTATGTGATCTCGatgcaagcataaatctcatgcttCTCTCAATTTATAAGAAATTGGGTTTGGATGACCCAAAGTCAACTGCAATGCGGTTATTGATGGCCGATAGAATAGTGAAGATACCCACTGGGATACTCTATGATGTGCTCGTGAAGGTGGAGTCATTTAAGTTTTCGACCGACTTTGTAATTTTTGACTGTGAGGTGGATTTTGATGTTCCTATTactcttgggaggccattccttgctactgGTCGCGCCTTGGTTGATATGCAAAAAGGGCAGTTATAG